A stretch of the Pirellulales bacterium genome encodes the following:
- a CDS encoding rod-binding protein, translating to MQVTAANSAAMLDLNSSPRLGERVRAEESRRQGADDPRLREVFDEFVGEAFFSTMLKSMRSTLGKTPYFHGGRAEEMFTQQLDQTLTKEMTKASAHQIADPMYDLFALSRK from the coding sequence TCACCGCAGCCAACAGCGCCGCCATGCTCGACCTGAACAGTTCGCCCCGCCTGGGCGAGCGCGTTCGCGCGGAAGAGTCTCGCCGCCAGGGGGCCGACGATCCGCGGCTGCGCGAGGTCTTCGACGAGTTTGTCGGCGAAGCCTTCTTCAGCACGATGCTCAAGTCGATGCGCTCGACGCTGGGCAAGACGCCGTACTTCCACGGTGGCCGCGCCGAGGAAATGTTTACCCAGCAGCTCGACCAGACGCTGACCAAGGAAATGACCAAGGCCAGTGCTCACCAGATCGCCGACCCGATGTACGACCTGTTTGCCTTGTCGCGGAAGTAA
- the flgN gene encoding flagellar export chaperone FlgN, producing the protein MNADWEAEIASLLNDLSTVQSELLEFLGEKQRLLAAVDLPGMAALDEREPQMIERLQACHRRRGELLAQATEAGRKVESLRELADSLDTAAAHQLKQPLRDSAQRARLLQHQSLTNWVIVQRTMLHLSQILEIIASGGRPQPTYGMDAATSSGALVDQAA; encoded by the coding sequence ATGAATGCAGACTGGGAAGCCGAGATCGCCTCGCTCTTGAACGATCTCTCGACGGTGCAGTCGGAGCTGCTCGAGTTCCTCGGCGAGAAGCAGCGGCTGCTGGCCGCCGTCGACCTGCCCGGCATGGCGGCGCTCGACGAGCGCGAGCCGCAGATGATCGAGCGACTGCAGGCCTGCCACCGTCGCCGTGGCGAACTGCTAGCGCAGGCAACGGAAGCAGGTCGCAAGGTCGAGAGCCTGCGCGAGCTGGCCGACTCGCTCGACACCGCCGCGGCCCATCAGTTGAAGCAACCGTTGCGCGATTCGGCCCAGCGGGCGCGGCTGCTGCAGCACCAGAGCCTCACGAACTGGGTCATCGTGCAGCGCACCATGCTCCATCTCTCGCAGATCCTGGAGATTATCGCGTCTGGCGGGCGCCCCCAGCCGACATATGGAATGGACGCCGCGACGAGTTCCGGTGCATTGGTTGACCAGGCAGCGTGA